Proteins co-encoded in one Flavobacteriaceae bacterium MAR_2009_75 genomic window:
- a CDS encoding acetolactate synthase small subunit has product MKKQWFTISVYSENNVGLLNRISGIFLKRHINIESLNVSKSEIDGVSKFTIVVNTTDKWVRNIVGQIEKQIEVIKAFYHTDEETIYQESALFKIASNLLFDERRIQNIIKDNNSQIVTVARDFFVIAKSGRRNEIDDMYEQLKPFGIMQFVRSGRISVSKEEMQITALLQEFYEEV; this is encoded by the coding sequence ATGAAAAAACAATGGTTTACAATATCGGTTTATTCCGAGAACAACGTTGGCCTATTAAATAGGATATCCGGTATATTTCTAAAGCGTCATATCAATATCGAGAGTCTAAACGTCTCGAAATCTGAAATCGATGGGGTTTCAAAGTTTACCATTGTCGTGAATACCACCGACAAATGGGTACGTAATATAGTAGGTCAGATTGAGAAGCAAATTGAGGTAATCAAAGCTTTTTATCATACGGATGAGGAGACGATATATCAAGAGTCTGCCCTTTTCAAAATTGCTTCGAACCTATTGTTCGACGAGAGAAGAATTCAAAATATTATAAAAGATAACAATTCGCAGATTGTTACTGTTGCCCGCGACTTTTTTGTTATTGCGAAGTCGGGTCGAAGAAACGAAATCGATGACATGTACGAACAGTTGAAACCATTTGGTATTATGCAGTTTGTACGTTCTGGCCGTATCTCGGTATCTAAAGAAGAAATGCAAATTACCGCCTTGCTTCAAGAATTTTATGAAGAGGTATAA
- a CDS encoding PAS domain S-box-containing protein: MKYHRKLQRQLKKSGLNQNDLDQIAPFLEMVNQSYRKLDADIQHAETILEESSKELFLRNLELKNSVKKVTGQLTKVAGNIKDVIFEIDLKGNWSYLNSAWEELTGRPVTETLGKPLGQFLVNTKGKSFINLLDIENPESNNFSKTLESLDKDGKRVWLDFTIKSIKSSKGTIEGYIGTIVNITNLKRTELQLIRAREKEVKANKAKGEFLSTMSHEIRTPLNAVIGIAHLLLIENPRKEQIENLSTLKYSSEHLLGVVNDILDYNKIASGSLELEEASFSLKQVLTTVESIFSNKALKKGIRFKIKKDALLQDTLIGDSTRLSQVLTNLVSNAIKFTEEGIVLLDVKVVTETEDNSNLLFTVIDSGIGIQSDKIDKIFDSFAQANPSTTRLYGGTGLGLAICQRLLEMMGTTLKVESTYQVGSSFSFSIDLKKGNPIASIFEDDIHEKISIEHSGLRGRKILVVDDNRINLLVVEKFLKKWGVEYDVAMNGKIAVKKAFQKEYDLILMDLQMPIMNGYDASMAIRASDNLHNQTMPIYALSASTRASVKNDLIDYGINGLISKPFNPDELFDTLSEIVNSSSKKNI; this comes from the coding sequence ATGAAGTACCATAGAAAATTACAGAGACAGTTAAAGAAATCAGGTCTAAATCAAAATGATTTAGATCAGATTGCTCCTTTTCTTGAAATGGTGAATCAAAGCTATAGAAAGTTAGACGCTGACATACAACATGCTGAGACCATTTTAGAAGAAAGCTCCAAAGAGTTATTTCTAAGAAATTTGGAGTTAAAAAATAGTGTAAAGAAAGTTACCGGTCAATTAACAAAAGTTGCGGGCAATATTAAGGATGTTATTTTCGAAATTGACCTAAAAGGCAATTGGTCATACCTAAATTCGGCCTGGGAAGAACTAACCGGTAGACCTGTTACTGAAACCTTGGGCAAGCCTCTCGGCCAGTTTTTGGTAAATACTAAAGGTAAATCTTTCATTAACCTATTAGACATCGAGAACCCAGAATCGAACAACTTTAGTAAAACTCTAGAATCTTTAGATAAAGACGGTAAACGAGTTTGGTTAGATTTTACCATAAAAAGCATAAAATCATCGAAGGGAACAATTGAAGGTTATATAGGTACCATTGTGAACATTACAAACTTAAAGCGAACCGAGCTTCAATTGATAAGAGCCAGAGAAAAAGAGGTTAAGGCAAATAAAGCGAAGGGAGAGTTTTTATCGACCATGTCTCATGAAATAAGAACGCCTTTGAACGCTGTAATCGGTATTGCCCATCTCCTTCTAATTGAAAACCCTAGAAAAGAACAAATTGAGAATTTGAGCACTTTAAAATATTCGTCGGAACATTTACTGGGGGTGGTAAATGACATTTTAGATTACAATAAAATAGCTTCTGGTTCTTTAGAATTAGAAGAAGCCAGTTTCAGCTTAAAACAAGTTTTGACTACCGTAGAAAGTATTTTTAGTAATAAAGCTTTAAAAAAGGGAATTCGATTTAAAATTAAGAAAGATGCTCTTTTACAAGACACGTTAATTGGTGATAGTACACGATTGTCACAGGTTTTGACCAATTTGGTCAGTAATGCCATAAAATTTACCGAAGAAGGTATAGTGCTGTTAGACGTAAAAGTAGTTACCGAAACCGAAGATAATTCTAATCTATTATTTACGGTCATAGATTCAGGTATCGGTATACAAAGTGATAAAATAGATAAGATATTCGATTCGTTCGCTCAAGCAAACCCAAGCACAACAAGACTATATGGGGGTACCGGCTTAGGTCTTGCAATTTGCCAAAGATTATTGGAAATGATGGGTACTACCCTTAAAGTAGAAAGTACCTATCAAGTTGGCTCGTCCTTTAGTTTTTCTATTGACCTGAAAAAAGGAAACCCAATTGCCTCTATTTTTGAGGATGATATTCATGAAAAAATTTCGATTGAGCATTCAGGTTTACGTGGTCGAAAAATTCTTGTGGTAGACGACAATAGAATCAATCTACTTGTAGTTGAAAAATTTCTAAAAAAGTGGGGAGTAGAATATGATGTTGCCATGAATGGTAAAATAGCCGTTAAAAAAGCCTTTCAAAAAGAATATGACCTTATTCTTATGGATTTGCAAATGCCAATCATGAATGGTTATGATGCCAGTATGGCAATTAGAGCCTCAGACAATCTGCATAATCAAACTATGCCAATTTATGCGCTTTCTGCATCGACCAGAGCATCAGTAAAAAATGATTTAATTGATTATGGTATTAATGGACTGATAAGTAAACCATTTAATCCTGACGAATTATTCGACACCCTATCAGAAATTGTAAATAGTTCTTCTAAAAAGAATATATAA
- a CDS encoding putative O-methyltransferase YrrM has product MVDSNILDIPKSYEAMVLKSKEIGFTMPSDIYIGAFLKTLVASKPDGDFLELGTGIGLSLAWMLDGMNAESHLTSVDNDENLITIAKEYFGSDARLKLICADGTQWIKNNSDRKFDLIFADAWPGKYSEIDEILGMVNIGGFYIVDDMITQPNWPDGHHENVSRLVDYLEKKENFTLTKMNWSTGLIIAVRYK; this is encoded by the coding sequence ATGGTAGATTCAAATATTCTAGACATTCCGAAAAGTTATGAAGCAATGGTACTAAAATCGAAGGAAATCGGTTTTACGATGCCTTCTGACATCTATATAGGTGCTTTTCTTAAAACCTTGGTCGCTTCAAAACCTGATGGTGATTTTTTAGAGCTAGGTACGGGTATCGGTTTAAGTTTGGCTTGGATGCTAGATGGTATGAACGCCGAATCACATTTGACATCGGTAGACAATGATGAAAACCTGATTACTATTGCTAAAGAGTATTTTGGCAGTGATGCCAGATTAAAACTTATTTGTGCCGATGGTACTCAGTGGATAAAAAATAATTCTGATCGAAAATTCGATTTAATATTTGCTGATGCTTGGCCCGGAAAATATAGTGAGATAGATGAGATTTTAGGTATGGTCAATATCGGCGGATTTTATATTGTTGACGATATGATTACCCAACCCAATTGGCCTGACGGACATCATGAAAACGTTTCTAGATTAGTTGATTATTTAGAAAAGAAAGAAAATTTTACTTTGACCAAAATGAATTGGTCCACAGGGTTGATAATTGCGGTAAGATACAAATAA
- a CDS encoding DHA1 family arabinose polymer transporter-like MFS transporter has translation METKISNKKALIALAVGGFGIGLTEFVIMGILPDVAKGLNITIPEAGHFIAAYALGVVVGAPLLTRFSSKMDSRMILLLLMGWFTLFNTLSGFATNYSTLLVTRFLSGLPHGAFFGIGAVVAGKLAKEGKAARAIAVMFTGLTIANVIGVPIGTYIGHHYDWSISFFMVGIVGVLAVLSVFLWMPQLESEKPKPYSKENKGLKNGELWAMILLTTIGTGGFFAWYSYIAPLITDIAGWGEYMVGYAMILAGLGMVFGNFIGAKMAEIFSPIKAVAISLSIMVILLLINSVLAFNPYIVLGMTFFVGMAAFTVSTPIQMAIINTSKGNEMLGSSMNQSAFNMGNASGAYLAGLPMTFGFSVVYAGVVGAFLAGMGVLMAVGIIVYRRHKAGYSFRKMAFNN, from the coding sequence ATGGAAACAAAGATATCTAACAAAAAAGCCCTGATTGCGTTGGCCGTAGGTGGCTTTGGCATAGGGTTGACCGAGTTCGTTATTATGGGTATTCTACCCGATGTGGCGAAAGGTCTTAACATAACAATTCCTGAGGCAGGTCACTTTATAGCGGCTTATGCCTTAGGTGTAGTAGTAGGTGCACCATTATTGACCAGATTCAGCTCAAAAATGGATTCTCGTATGATTCTATTATTACTGATGGGCTGGTTCACCTTATTTAACACTCTTTCCGGTTTTGCCACAAATTATAGCACATTATTGGTCACCCGATTTCTTTCTGGTCTGCCCCACGGTGCTTTCTTCGGAATAGGTGCGGTAGTGGCCGGTAAGTTGGCAAAAGAAGGTAAGGCGGCTCGAGCAATAGCGGTAATGTTTACAGGTTTAACAATTGCCAACGTGATTGGGGTACCGATTGGAACCTATATTGGGCACCATTACGATTGGAGTATTTCGTTTTTCATGGTCGGTATCGTCGGCGTGCTTGCAGTTTTAAGTGTGTTTTTGTGGATGCCTCAACTTGAATCTGAAAAGCCCAAACCGTATTCAAAAGAGAATAAAGGACTGAAAAATGGGGAACTTTGGGCAATGATATTACTAACAACTATAGGTACTGGAGGTTTCTTTGCCTGGTACAGTTATATCGCACCGTTAATCACTGATATTGCCGGTTGGGGTGAGTATATGGTTGGCTACGCAATGATACTAGCAGGCTTAGGTATGGTCTTTGGCAACTTTATTGGGGCAAAAATGGCTGAAATATTTTCTCCTATTAAGGCTGTAGCAATAAGTCTATCGATAATGGTCATTCTATTGTTAATCAATTCAGTACTTGCATTTAACCCGTATATTGTATTGGGTATGACATTTTTTGTGGGTATGGCGGCCTTTACGGTTTCAACTCCGATACAAATGGCTATTATCAATACCTCAAAAGGCAACGAAATGTTAGGTTCTTCTATGAATCAAAGTGCTTTTAATATGGGTAATGCCTCAGGGGCCTATTTGGCCGGTTTGCCTATGACCTTTGGGTTTAGTGTGGTCTATGCGGGCGTCGTTGGAGCATTTCTTGCGGGCATGGGAGTATTAATGGCAGTAGGTATAATAGTGTACAGAAGACATAAAGCTGGATATAGCTTCAGGAAGATGGCCTTCAACAATTAA
- a CDS encoding ketol-acid reductoisomerase: MANYFNTLSLRDQLTQLGKCRFMEASEFSDGVSALKGKKIVIVGCGAQGLNQGLNMRDSGLDISYTLREGAIKEKRQSFINATENGFNVGTYEELVPSADLVINLTPDKQHTSVIKAVMPSMKKGATLSYSHGFNIVEEGMKIREDLTVIMVAPKCPGSEVREEYKRGFGVPTLIAVHPDNDPQGKGLEQAKAYAVATGGHRAGVLESSFVAEVKSDLMGEQTILCGLLQTGSILCFDKMIEKGVDAGYASKLIQYGWETITEGMKYGGITNMMDRLSNPAKIKAFELSEELKEIMRPLFQKHMDDIMTGHFSKTMMEDWANDDKNLLGWRAETGETSFEKTPAGDMEISEQEFYDNGVLMIAMVRAGVELAYESMTESGIIGESAYYESLHETPLIANTIARKKLFEMNRVISDTAEYGCYLFDHACKPLLADFMKKIDTDVIGISYAEGKGLGVDNAKLIAVNKVLREHPVEVVGSRLRASMTAMKPIV, encoded by the coding sequence ATGGCAAATTACTTCAATACACTATCGTTAAGAGATCAACTGACCCAGCTGGGAAAATGTAGGTTTATGGAAGCTTCGGAGTTTTCCGATGGTGTATCCGCTTTAAAGGGAAAAAAAATAGTAATCGTGGGTTGCGGTGCCCAAGGTTTGAACCAAGGTTTGAATATGCGTGATTCAGGTTTGGATATTTCTTATACACTTCGTGAAGGTGCAATTAAAGAAAAGCGTCAATCTTTTATAAATGCGACCGAAAATGGCTTTAATGTGGGTACGTATGAAGAATTGGTGCCATCGGCCGATTTGGTAATCAATTTAACACCTGATAAACAGCACACTAGCGTTATCAAAGCAGTTATGCCATCGATGAAAAAGGGGGCTACGCTTTCCTATTCCCACGGGTTTAATATTGTTGAAGAAGGCATGAAAATTCGAGAAGACCTGACGGTAATCATGGTAGCGCCAAAATGCCCTGGTTCAGAGGTACGTGAAGAATATAAAAGAGGTTTCGGTGTACCGACATTAATAGCTGTGCACCCTGATAACGATCCACAAGGTAAAGGTTTAGAACAAGCGAAAGCTTATGCAGTTGCTACTGGTGGTCACAGGGCAGGTGTACTTGAATCTTCTTTTGTTGCCGAGGTTAAGTCTGATTTAATGGGTGAGCAAACCATATTATGTGGATTGTTGCAAACTGGAAGCATCTTGTGCTTCGATAAAATGATCGAGAAAGGTGTTGATGCGGGTTATGCTTCAAAACTTATTCAGTACGGTTGGGAAACCATTACCGAAGGCATGAAGTACGGGGGTATCACCAATATGATGGATCGCCTTTCAAACCCAGCAAAAATAAAGGCATTCGAACTTTCCGAAGAATTAAAGGAAATCATGCGTCCACTTTTCCAAAAGCATATGGACGATATTATGACCGGCCATTTTTCAAAAACCATGATGGAAGATTGGGCCAATGATGATAAGAACTTATTGGGCTGGAGAGCTGAGACCGGTGAAACTTCGTTTGAAAAAACACCTGCCGGTGATATGGAAATTTCTGAACAAGAGTTTTATGACAATGGGGTATTGATGATCGCTATGGTTAGAGCTGGTGTTGAGTTGGCCTATGAGAGCATGACAGAATCAGGTATTATTGGTGAGTCTGCTTACTACGAATCATTACACGAAACTCCACTGATCGCAAATACAATCGCAAGAAAGAAATTGTTCGAAATGAACCGTGTTATTTCTGATACTGCCGAATACGGTTGTTATTTGTTCGATCATGCCTGTAAACCTTTATTGGCCGATTTTATGAAAAAAATCGATACCGATGTAATCGGAATTTCATATGCAGAAGGCAAAGGTCTTGGTGTAGATAACGCAAAATTGATTGCGGTAAACAAGGTATTGCGCGAGCATCCGGTAGAAGTGGTTGGTTCGAGGCTACGTGCTTCGATGACGGCCATGAAGCCCATTGTATAA
- a CDS encoding glyceraldehyde-3-phosphate dehydrogenase (NADP+) translates to MNSIPEEFQINEFIEQKKYLINGELKTWSGNTTEVFSTISSTEDYKPTILGSIPDMGEPEAMAALDAAMGAYGRGQGIWPTMHVKDRIECMENFVGQMETKRDKIVKLLMWEIGKSLPDSQKEFDRTVEYIYDTIEEYKELDRNSAKFQKHDGVYAHIKRGPLGVVLCLGPYNYPLNETFALLIPAIIMGNTTIFKPAKHGVLLITPLLEAFQSSFPKGVVNILFGRGRAVAAPIMQTGKVDVLALIGNSKSANALQEQHPKSNRLRLVLGLEAKNPAIILPDADLDLTIDECIAGTMSFNGQRCTALKVIYVHEDIKTEFLKRYSKKVDDLKFGNPWDDGVKLTPLPEPSKPAYIQELIDDAVAKGAKIKNKKGGEHFDNYIWPAVLYPVTKDMRVYQEEQFGPIVPVLSFSDIEEPLNDMAESNYGQQVSLFGKDVYTLSPLIDTLVNLVCRVNLNSSCQRGPDVYPFTGRKDSAQATLSVHDALRSFSIRTFVAFKDNELNNETIQQLLEAKLSNFVSTDYIL, encoded by the coding sequence ATGAATAGTATTCCTGAAGAGTTTCAGATAAACGAATTTATAGAGCAGAAGAAATATTTGATCAATGGAGAATTAAAAACTTGGAGTGGTAATACCACCGAGGTTTTTTCTACCATTTCTTCTACGGAAGATTACAAGCCTACCATTTTAGGCAGCATTCCTGACATGGGCGAACCAGAAGCCATGGCGGCCCTAGATGCTGCAATGGGAGCTTATGGCAGAGGTCAAGGTATTTGGCCGACCATGCACGTGAAGGACCGTATTGAATGTATGGAGAATTTTGTCGGGCAGATGGAAACTAAGCGTGATAAAATTGTGAAGTTGTTGATGTGGGAAATCGGAAAGTCATTGCCCGATTCACAAAAAGAATTTGATCGTACCGTAGAGTATATTTATGATACCATAGAAGAGTATAAAGAATTGGATCGTAATTCGGCCAAATTTCAAAAGCACGATGGCGTTTATGCCCATATTAAAAGAGGTCCGTTAGGTGTCGTTCTCTGCTTAGGGCCCTATAATTATCCTTTAAATGAGACTTTTGCCCTTTTGATTCCCGCAATTATCATGGGTAATACCACGATTTTTAAGCCTGCCAAGCATGGGGTGCTTTTAATTACGCCACTGTTGGAAGCTTTTCAAAGCTCATTCCCCAAAGGGGTGGTGAATATCTTGTTCGGTAGGGGTAGAGCTGTGGCAGCACCTATTATGCAGACCGGTAAAGTTGATGTTCTGGCCTTAATAGGTAATAGTAAATCGGCCAACGCCTTACAAGAGCAACACCCCAAAAGCAATCGATTACGATTGGTACTGGGCTTAGAAGCGAAAAACCCCGCTATTATTTTACCGGATGCAGATTTGGATTTAACGATTGATGAATGTATTGCGGGTACCATGTCGTTCAACGGTCAGCGATGTACTGCTTTAAAGGTAATTTATGTTCATGAAGATATAAAAACGGAGTTCTTGAAACGCTATTCTAAAAAAGTAGACGACTTAAAATTTGGGAATCCGTGGGATGATGGGGTAAAATTGACCCCTTTACCTGAACCGAGCAAGCCAGCTTACATTCAAGAATTAATTGACGATGCGGTAGCTAAAGGAGCTAAAATTAAAAATAAAAAAGGGGGAGAACATTTCGACAATTACATTTGGCCGGCCGTACTTTATCCGGTAACCAAAGATATGCGGGTCTATCAAGAAGAGCAATTCGGCCCTATAGTGCCAGTACTTTCTTTTTCTGATATTGAAGAACCACTGAACGATATGGCCGAGAGTAACTATGGGCAACAAGTAAGTTTGTTCGGTAAAGATGTTTATACACTCTCACCTTTGATAGACACCTTAGTAAACTTGGTCTGTAGGGTTAATTTAAATAGCTCTTGCCAAAGAGGCCCCGATGTGTATCCGTTTACAGGAAGAAAAGATTCTGCTCAAGCAACCTTGAGCGTTCATGATGCCTTGCGTTCATTTTCTATTCGAACATTTGTCGCTTTTAAAGACAATGAGTTGAACAATGAGACCATTCAACAATTATTAGAGGCGAAATTATCAAATTTCGTTAGTACGGATTACATATTATAA
- a CDS encoding L-threonine ammonia-lyase, which yields MSYFPNIADIRSAAEIIGQVATQTPLTTSIRLSNVYGANVLLKREDLHRVRSYKIRGAFNKISSLTEKERKNGIVCASAGNHAQGVAFACHHLGIQGTIYMPSVTPKQKIEQTKMFGGQWVDAVLVGDTFDDSFNSAMQFCTANQKTFIHPFDDPKVIEGQGTVGLELLQQFQKPIDYIFVAVGGGGLASGLIAVFKQLAPQAKIIGVEPEGAPSMKTSMEKGLNTKLSAIDKFIDGAAVQKVGDLTFEICKNGLADMLTVPEGKVCQVILDLYNRDAIVVEPAGALTIAALDNFAQEIQGKNVVCILSGSNNDITRTAEIKERALLYAELKHYFIVRFPQRPGALKQFVAEILGPEDDITHFEYSKKSSRENAPAIVGIELKRPEDLSPLIERMKANNFYGDYLNDKPDLFQYLI from the coding sequence ATGTCATACTTTCCTAATATAGCCGACATCCGCAGTGCTGCGGAAATTATTGGCCAAGTAGCAACACAAACTCCATTGACTACGAGTATACGCCTGTCCAACGTTTATGGTGCCAACGTTTTGCTTAAGCGAGAAGACCTGCACAGGGTGCGGTCATACAAAATTCGTGGTGCGTTCAATAAAATCAGTTCGCTCACTGAGAAGGAAAGAAAAAACGGCATTGTCTGTGCCAGTGCGGGTAACCATGCTCAAGGTGTGGCGTTCGCATGTCATCATTTGGGTATTCAAGGTACAATTTACATGCCATCGGTAACTCCTAAACAAAAAATTGAGCAAACTAAAATGTTCGGTGGGCAGTGGGTCGATGCGGTTTTAGTTGGAGATACTTTTGATGATTCGTTTAATAGTGCGATGCAGTTTTGTACTGCAAATCAAAAAACCTTTATTCATCCGTTCGATGATCCCAAGGTTATAGAGGGGCAAGGTACGGTCGGACTTGAATTGTTGCAGCAATTTCAAAAACCTATCGATTATATTTTTGTAGCCGTCGGGGGAGGTGGGCTTGCCTCGGGTTTAATCGCGGTATTCAAGCAGTTGGCACCTCAGGCCAAAATCATAGGAGTGGAGCCGGAAGGCGCACCATCAATGAAAACATCAATGGAAAAGGGTCTAAATACCAAACTTTCGGCAATCGATAAATTTATTGATGGGGCCGCGGTACAAAAAGTAGGTGACCTCACTTTTGAAATCTGTAAAAACGGTCTTGCAGATATGCTTACCGTGCCAGAAGGCAAGGTGTGCCAGGTCATATTAGATCTTTACAACCGTGATGCCATCGTGGTTGAGCCTGCAGGAGCTTTAACCATTGCTGCTCTGGATAATTTTGCACAAGAAATTCAAGGTAAGAATGTGGTTTGTATTTTGAGCGGTAGCAATAATGATATCACTAGAACAGCAGAAATTAAAGAAAGAGCCCTGCTTTACGCAGAGTTAAAGCATTACTTTATAGTTCGTTTTCCGCAACGACCGGGGGCTTTAAAGCAATTTGTAGCCGAAATTTTGGGCCCAGAAGATGACATCACACATTTTGAATACTCAAAAAAATCAAGTCGCGAAAATGCTCCCGCCATTGTTGGTATTGAATTGAAACGACCAGAAGATTTAAGTCCCTTGATCGAGCGAATGAAGGCGAATAACTTTTATGGCGATTATTTAAATGATAAGCCTGATCTTTTTCAGTACCTGATATAA